A region from the Corylus avellana chromosome ca7, CavTom2PMs-1.0 genome encodes:
- the LOC132188585 gene encoding serine/threonine-protein kinase RIPK, with protein MAFRNIITLKSCFSPTCCFKAKNPLLSEPKLAASKHSSFRGLSMSDFSNSSLSVMSDLSISLVGSNLHVFTLKELKDITQNLSKSNFLGEGGFGPVYKGFIDDKLRPGLEAQPVAVKVLDLDGKQGHREWLAEVIYLGQLRHSHLVTLIGYCCEDEHRLLVYEYMERGNLDNQLFRGYSAALPWLTRIKIAIGAAKGLSFLHEEEKPVIFRDFKASNILLDSDYNAKLSDFGLATDGPEGDETHVTTRVMGTEGYAAPEYIMTGHLTTMSDVFSYGVVLLELLTGRRSVDKNRPGREQNLVDWARPLLKDTHKLERIIDRRLEGQYSSEGARKVALLAYQCLSQHPKSRPTMSHVVKTLEPLLDLKDIPIGPFVYTVPNEENSESECSMARKSRDHGNGNKDEKKEEEEKKKGRQQQGKGHRYNRRRIKKSLRSRAVYSDTALYKTLGTSLYSSVLEPLGQEGIVSSNP; from the exons ATGGCTTTCAGAAATATCATCACATTGAAAAGCTGCTTCTCACCCACTTGCTGTTTCAAGGCCAAGAACCCTCTACTCTCTGAGCCAAAACTTGCAGCTTCCAAACATAGCTCTTTCCGTGGGTTGTCCATGTCGGATTTTAGCAACTCCTCCTTGTCGGTCATGAGTGATCTATCCATCTCTCTTGTCGGATCAAATCTTCATGTTTTTACTCTCAAGGAGCTCAAGGATATCACACAGAATCTCTCAAAGAGTAATTTTCTTGGTGAAGGTGGGTTCGGACCGGTTTATAAAGGGTTCATTGATGACAAGCTTAGGCCTGGTTTGGAGGCTCAGCCTGTGGCTGTCAAGGTATTGGACTTGGATGGCAAGCAAGGCCACAGGGAGTGGCTG GCTGAAGTTATATATCTTGGGCAATTAAGGCACTCCCATCTTGTGACCTTGATCGGATACTGCTGTGAAGATGAGCACCGGCTGCTTGTGTACGAATACATGGAGCGTGGCAACTTAGACAACCAACTATttagag GCTATTCTGCAGCCTTGCCTTGGTTAACAAGAATAAAAATTGCAATTGGGGCTGCAAAAGGCCTTTCTTTTCTCCACGAAGAAGAAAAACCAGTCATATTTCGAGATTTTAAAGCTTCCAACATCTTGTTAGACTCA GATTACAAtgctaagctctctgattttgggCTTGCCACGGATGGACCAGAAGGGGATGAAACTCATGTCACAACCCGTGTTATGGGCACAGAAGGTTATGCGGCTCCTGAATACATCATGACAg gTCATTTGACGACTATGAGCGATGTATTCAGCTATGGAGTGGTCCTTTTGGAGCTACTGACGGGTAGGAGATCCGTGGACAAGAACCGGCCGGGTAGAGAGCAGAATTTGGTGGATTGGGCAAGGCCTCTTTTGAAGGATACCCATAAGCTTGAAAGAATAATTGACCGCAGGCTTGAAGGGCAGTACTCGAGCGAAGGGGCTAGAAAGGTAGCCTTATTGGCCTACCAATGCCTGAGCCAGCACCCAAAGTCAAGGCCCACAATGAGCCATGTGGTCAAGACCCTGGAGCCTCTCCTGGACCTGAAAGATATCCCCATTGGACCCTTCGTTTACACTGTGCCAAATGAAGAAAACAGTGAAAGTGAATGCAGCATGGCAAGAAAATCAAGAGACCATGGAAATGGAAATAAggatgaaaagaaagaagaggaggaaaagaagaaggggCGTCAGCAGCAGGGGAAAGGTCATAGGTATAATAGACGTCGGATCAAAAAGTCACTGAGATCTCGAGCCGTCTATTCTGATACGGCTTTGTATAAAACTCTTGGGACTAGTTTGTACTCTTCCGTACTTGAACCTTTGGGCCAAGAGGGCATTGTTAGTAGTAACCCTTAA
- the LOC132188584 gene encoding trimethyltridecatetraene synthase-like, whose amino-acid sequence MGSPSWASYAAAWLATLALFLLSRHLRRRKANLPPGPKPWPVIGNLNLIGSLPHRSIHALSQKYGPIMHLRFGSFPVVVGSSVEMAKAFLKTHDVTFANRPKIAAGKYTTYNYSDITWSPYGPYWRQARKMCLMELFSVKRLESYEYIRREEMNALLRGLYESKNTAVTLKDHLSTVSLNVISRMVLGKKYTDESEASIVSPEEFKKMLDELFLLSGVLNIGDSIPWINFLDLQGYIKRMKALSKKFDRFLEHVLDEHIANRKEAKDDSAKDMVDLLLDLADDPTLDVKLERHGVKAFTQDLIAGGTESSAVTVEWAISELLKKPEVFKKAAEELDRVIGRDRWVEEKDIVNLPYVDAIVKETMRLHPVAPMLVPRLSREDCQIAGYDILKGTRVLVNVWTIGRDPELWENPDEFCPERFFGKAIDVKGHDYELLPFGSGRRMCPGYSLGLKVIQSSLANLLHGFTWKLPGNMEKEGLDMEEIFGLSTPKKIPLVAAVEPRLPQHVYSL is encoded by the exons ATGGGATCTCCTTCATGGGCTTCATATGCAGCGGCATGGCTGGCAACCTTAGCCCTCTTCCTCCTCTCCCGCCACCTCCGCCGCCGCAAAGCAAACTTGCCGCCAGGCCCAAAACCATGGCCGGTCATCGGAAATCTAAACCTCATTGGCTCACTCCCCCACCGATCCATCCACGCGCTGTCCCAAAAATACGGCCCCATTATGCATCTCCGGTTCGGTTCATTCCCCGTCGTCGTCGGGTCCTCCGTGGAAATGGCCAAGGCCTTCCTCAAAACCCACGACGTCACCTTCGCCAACCGCCCCAAAATCGCCGCCGGAAAGTACACCACCTACAACTACTCCGACATCACGTGGTCCCCTTACGGGCCATACTGGCGGCAGGCGCGCAAGATGTGTTTGATGGAACTCTTCAGCGTAAAACGGTTAGAGTCGTACGAGTACATACGCAGGGAGGAGATGAACGCGTTGCTGAGAGGGCTGTACGAGTCGAAGAACACGGCGGTGACCTTGAAAGACCACCTTTCGACGGTGAGCCTGAACGTGATAAGCCGGATGGTGCTCGGAAAGAAGTACACCGACGAATCGGAGGCGTCGATTGTGAGCCCGGAGGAGTTCAAGAAGATGTTGGACGAGCTTTTCTTGCTGAGCGGGGTGCTGAATATTGGGGATTCCATACCTTGGATCAATTTCTTGGACTTGCAGGGGTATATTAAGAGAATGAAGGCGTTGAGCAAGAAGTTTGATAGATTCTTGGAGCATGTTTTGGATGAACATATAGCAAACAGGAAAGAAGCCAAGGATGATTCTGCAAAGGACATGGTCGATTTGCTGTTGGACCTTGCTGATGATCCTACTCTCGATGTTAAGCTGGAAAGACATGGCGTCAAGGCTTTTACCCAG GATTTGATAGCTGGTGGAACTGAGAGCTCGGCTGTTACTGTGGAATGGGCAATCTCTGAGCTCCTAAAAAAGCCAGAGGTTTTCAAGAAGGCTGCAGAAGAGCTGGACAGGGTAATTGGAAGAGATAGATGGGTTGAAGAGAAGGACATTGTCAATCTACCATACGTTGATGCAATTGTCAAGGAAACAATGCGGCTGCACCCGGTGGCACCGATGTTGGTGCCTCGGCTATCCCGCGAAGACTGCCAGATTGCTGGCTATGACATTCTCAAAGGGACACGGGTGCTTGTAAACGTGTGGACCATTGGAAGGGATCCAGAATTGTGGGAAAACCCTGATGAGTTTTGCCCTGAGAGGTTCTTCGGGAAGGCCATTGATGTCAAAGGGCATGATTATGAGTTGCTGCCTTTCGGCTCCGGGAGAAGGATGTGCCCGGGTTACAGCCTCGGCCTGAAGGTGATTCAGTCGAGCTTGGCTAATCTCTTGCATGGATTTACCTGGAAATTGCCAGGGAACATGGAGAAGGAAGGGTTGGACATGGAGGAAATTTTTGGGCTTTCAACTCCTAAGAAAATCCCACTTGTTGCTGCTGTGGAGCCAAGGCTTCCACAACATGTTTACTCCCTCTGA